TTTACCAGTAACACCTGCAAAACAGCATCTTGACCAAATCGTCTGACTGACCCTTGGCCACCCGCGCAAGCCACGCAAATGTCCCTTCTTAGACCTGAATAgtattctctttttcttccctCTTAAGAGGTGAAACTGGTAATGTCCCTTCATCCTCACCATACCCTTTATTCCCAACTAACAACCTCACCTCCTTTTCACAACTGCCCTTCTGTAAATTCTCAAAACCCTTATCATTCTTATTCAGCACATCCCAGAAAAAGTCTGTCATCACACTCTCATAATTCGGCATCTTTGCATACCCAGGGAAATAGTTAATGTCAATAACAAGGTATTTATTTCCAACCCTATTATCCctaatcaaatcaaaattaaagagaTACAGTTTCGTAGCTCGTCTGAGCCCTCTTGCTATCTCCTTCAGAAAACTCAATGGGGGCAATTCAGCATCATCCAAATTCATCAGCTTATAGTATTTATCATCATTTTTTTCACAAGTGTTCAAATTTGAAACCTGCGAAAACGATAAATAACTCTCTAATTTCCCCAAATTCTCCTCCATCACATCAGGCAACGACTTCCTCTTCACACACTTCACATAATCACCAACCACATAAACCTTAAAAATCACAGCCCCGTGATTCACAAACTCCTGCAAAACTATAGGTGGTTTCAGTTTACTCAACCCATCCTTATTAAACACCAACAACATCTTATGCGATTTCGCACTTCCATCAGCCACCAACGGTTTCGCAATCACAGGAAACTTCAATCCCTCACTCTCCAAATAACTCGCCGACACTATTTTCGCATCATACACAACAGTCTGTTTAGGAATCCCAAACGAGGTCGTTTCACACTTGATTTCCAGCTCAGTCGCCACCTGAAGCATCGAAATCCGATTATGCAACCGCTCAATCGCCTCAAGCGAATCAATAATCAACACATGAGGATATTTCAAAGCATACTCCTCCAATTGCCGCTTCCAATCATCACCATACAGCTTATGAAGAACACAATCGAACGGTCCTTGTTCAATCAAAGGCATATCCATATCGATCTTAACGAGATCGATTCCTCGTTCCTTCGCTAGGTTAACAAGCGATACCTGTATGAAACTCGCTTGTTTCTTCGGTGCCAAAGCGTAACCTACTCCAAATCTCCTCATTCGCTCCGCCATTGATACagaaacacaaataaaaatcaaaaatcacTCAAATTTTACACCGATTCAATGTatcattcaacaaaaaaaatcacatttacaccGATTTGGAACCCTAATTTGATGATTTTAAGCTAGGGTTTTCGATATGATCGAGAGAGAAATGATGCATACGTTATAATGTATGTGTTGTCACTCTTTCGAGCAAAAtggagagaaaagagaagagaggACAAATGTTGAAGAGGTGGGAGTATATATAGGGGTTTTTTGAGGGGGTGTGGGGTGGTTAGGGTTTTGATAAATTAACTCGGGTTGAGTTAAGGGGTGTTGACGTGGCGATTATcgtagaaatatatttttttttcattatatataagTAGGTCAATTACATATTTGAACTTTTATCTTATTGATAAGATTTTCGTGATTTTTACCCatttttatattagaaaaatgttattttttcatATCTTTAAGGGTT
This genomic stretch from Solanum stenotomum isolate F172 chromosome 10, ASM1918654v1, whole genome shotgun sequence harbors:
- the LOC125842526 gene encoding inositol-tetrakisphosphate 1-kinase 1-like, with product MAERMRRFGVGYALAPKKQASFIQVSLVNLAKERGIDLVKIDMDMPLIEQGPFDCVLHKLYGDDWKRQLEEYALKYPHVLIIDSLEAIERLHNRISMLQVATELEIKCETTSFGIPKQTVVYDAKIVSASYLESEGLKFPVIAKPLVADGSAKSHKMLLVFNKDGLSKLKPPIVLQEFVNHGAVIFKVYVVGDYVKCVKRKSLPDVMEENLGKLESYLSFSQVSNLNTCEKNDDKYYKLMNLDDAELPPLSFLKEIARGLRRATKLYLFNFDLIRDNRVGNKYLVIDINYFPGYAKMPNYESVMTDFFWDVLNKNDKGFENLQKGSCEKEVRLLVGNKGYGEDEGTLPVSPLKREEKENTIQV